A stretch of Lathyrus oleraceus cultivar Zhongwan6 chromosome 6, CAAS_Psat_ZW6_1.0, whole genome shotgun sequence DNA encodes these proteins:
- the LOC127092200 gene encoding uncharacterized protein LOC127092200: MILVSHIQPSLGAMFANCSISSSTKFITSNSPQNFFTRRTSIRTFHLTPAKAVRNADSTSPTNPSSNDQTVFVGDKDVPLEGVIQFDKPNSSARIEKWGRVALFAGGDVLALLLFSTIGRYSHGLSVFDFDTLHTADPFIAGWFLGAYFLGGFSEDGRGMNGLPKGLIATAKSWAVGIPIGIAIRAIKSGHLPNYGFVFASLGSTAVLLIAVRALLYAITPVDNSKKNDIYRNGSPFELFELLTSLVRRW; this comes from the exons ATGATACTTGTTAGCCACATCCAACCTTCTCTTGGAGCCATGTTTGCAAACTGTTCCATCTCATCTTCAACCAAATTCATCACTTCAAACTCTCCACAAAATTTCTTCACTAGAAGAACCTCCATTAGAACCTTTCATCTTACACCAGCCAAAGCCGTAAGAAACGCAGACTCAACTTCACCCACAAATCCCTCTTCCAATGATCAAACTGTTTTTGTTGGTGATAAGGATGTTCCATTGGAGGGTGTCATACAGTTCGATAAACCCAACTCATCAGCTCGTATTGAAAAATGGGG GCGTGTAGCTTTGTTTGCTGGTGGAGATGTGTTGGCTTTGCTTTTGTTTTCAACAATTGGAAGATATAGTCATGGACTCTCTGTTTTTGACTTTGATACTCTGCATACTGCTGATCCTTTTATAGCTG GGTGGTTTTTAGGGGCTTACTTCCTTGGAGGTTTTAGTGAAGATGGGCGTGGGATGAATGGTCTACCCAAAGGTCTCATTGCTACCGCTAAATCATGGGCTGTTGGGATCCCT ATAGGAATAGCAATAAGGGCTATAAAATCAGGCCATTTGCCTAACTATGGTTTTGTATTTGCGAGTCTCGGAAGCACTGCTGTTTTACTCATCGCAGTCCGGGCATTATTATACGCCATTACTCCCGTCGACAATAGTAAGAAGAACGATATCTATCGCAATGGAAGTCCCTTTGAACTTTTTGAG CTTCTCACATCGTTAGTCCGGCGGTGGTGA